A single Paratractidigestivibacter faecalis DNA region contains:
- a CDS encoding ABC transporter permease encodes MGLLSSDKNDSKVQKTERVAADAAAAIADEKAKTGKKRAQSYWAVSWNIFKKNKLGMFCLIVVALLCLVAIFAPVLAPYDPDAQEITNMFQNPGGAHIFGTDEFGRDILSRVIYGCRISLSVGVISQAIALLIGFAAGVLAGYFGGKIDAVISFVIQVFSSFPFLLFAIVVMFAMGPGLINLYVALGLLGWTSTARLVRGDVMRLKGSEYIQSCILSGGKPMRIILKHLLPNCVSTLIVVSTLGIPNAILSEASLSFLGLGVQPPMSSWGQMISAAQPYIQTCTYYSIIPGVAIIITVMAFNLLGDALRDALDPKMRS; translated from the coding sequence ATGGGACTGCTTTCTAGCGACAAGAACGACTCCAAGGTCCAAAAGACGGAGCGCGTCGCGGCCGACGCTGCCGCCGCCATCGCCGACGAGAAGGCCAAGACCGGCAAGAAGCGCGCCCAGAGCTACTGGGCCGTCTCCTGGAACATCTTCAAGAAGAACAAGCTCGGCATGTTCTGCCTCATCGTGGTCGCCCTGCTGTGCCTGGTGGCCATCTTCGCGCCCGTCCTGGCGCCCTATGACCCGGACGCCCAAGAGATCACCAACATGTTCCAGAACCCCGGCGGCGCCCACATCTTCGGCACCGACGAGTTTGGCCGAGACATCCTCTCCCGCGTCATCTACGGCTGCCGCATCAGCCTGTCCGTCGGCGTGATCTCCCAGGCCATCGCCCTTCTCATCGGATTTGCCGCGGGCGTTTTGGCCGGCTACTTTGGCGGCAAGATCGACGCCGTCATCTCCTTTGTGATCCAGGTGTTCTCCAGCTTCCCGTTCCTGCTCTTCGCCATCGTCGTGATGTTTGCCATGGGGCCGGGCCTCATCAACCTCTACGTGGCGCTGGGCCTTCTGGGCTGGACCTCCACGGCGCGTCTGGTGCGTGGCGACGTCATGCGCCTCAAGGGCTCCGAGTACATCCAGAGCTGCATCCTGTCTGGCGGCAAGCCCATGCGCATCATCCTGAAGCACCTGCTGCCCAACTGCGTCTCCACGCTCATCGTCGTGTCCACGCTGGGCATCCCCAACGCCATCCTGTCCGAGGCGTCCCTGTCCTTCCTGGGCCTGGGCGTCCAGCCGCCGATGTCCTCCTGGGGCCAGATGATCTCTGCCGCCCAGCCCTACATCCAGACCTGCACGTACTACAGCATCATCCCCGGCGTTGCCATCATCATCACGGTCATGGCCTTCAACCTCCTGGGTGACGCGCTTCGTGACGCGCTCGATCCCAAGATGCGTTCCTAG
- a CDS encoding nitroreductase family protein, with protein MSVTDLMANRYSERRFSPAPVEDKKLQAILAAGALAPTAENKQPQRILVVRGDEALAKMDECTRCRFGAPVVLVLAYDMTVAARHPDVADFGMVDIAIVGDHMSLAAEELGVHSCWVGLIDPSELRRQFGVPQTYKIVAVMPLGYPSERSRPSRLHRMRQGVQKTVFFDSYATGEDSDALDA; from the coding sequence ATGTCCGTCACCGACCTCATGGCAAACCGCTACTCCGAGAGGCGCTTCTCGCCCGCACCCGTTGAGGACAAGAAGCTCCAGGCCATCCTTGCCGCGGGAGCGCTGGCCCCCACGGCCGAGAACAAGCAGCCGCAGCGCATCCTGGTGGTGCGCGGGGACGAGGCCCTGGCCAAGATGGACGAGTGCACGCGCTGCCGCTTTGGAGCCCCCGTCGTGCTGGTCCTGGCCTATGACATGACCGTGGCCGCCCGCCACCCCGACGTGGCGGACTTTGGCATGGTAGACATCGCAATCGTGGGAGACCACATGTCGCTTGCCGCCGAGGAGCTGGGCGTCCACAGCTGCTGGGTGGGCCTCATCGACCCCTCGGAGCTGCGCCGCCAGTTTGGCGTCCCGCAGACGTACAAGATCGTGGCCGTCATGCCGCTGGGCTATCCCAGCGAGCGCAGCCGTCCTTCTCGCCTGCACCGCATGCGCCAGGGCGTCCAGAAGACCGTCTTCTTTGACTCCTACGCCACAGGCGAGGACTCCGACGCCCTGGACGCGTAG
- a CDS encoding ABC transporter permease, with product MRDYLIKRILLAIGVIFAISAITFFVLNIVPGDPVRVMVGDMADEATIQRIREQMGLNKPVLEQFANWLGNMLHGDFGTSYTQRKAVVDLMGNAFGTTVKLAGFAYIFALILGLTVGVVAAVNHGRVADRVLMSLSIFGISAPAFWMAVILQIVFALTLKWFPLSGIKTWQAFVLPTCALGIRYAASIARVTRTSMLEVLSQDFMRTAEAKGVKKWVIILKHGLRNALIPIITIAGTQLGDIFTGSILIESIFAMPGMGKLLLDAINARDLPLIQGGVMYIALICVVVYLVVDILYAVVDPRIRLGEEAAE from the coding sequence ATGAGAGACTATCTCATCAAGAGGATCTTGTTGGCCATCGGCGTCATCTTCGCCATCTCGGCCATCACGTTCTTCGTGCTCAACATCGTGCCGGGTGACCCCGTGCGCGTCATGGTGGGCGACATGGCCGACGAGGCCACCATTCAGCGCATCCGCGAGCAGATGGGCCTGAACAAGCCCGTGCTCGAGCAGTTTGCCAACTGGCTTGGCAACATGCTCCACGGCGACTTCGGAACGTCCTACACGCAGCGCAAGGCCGTCGTCGACCTCATGGGCAACGCCTTTGGCACCACGGTCAAGCTCGCCGGCTTCGCCTACATCTTCGCCCTCATCCTGGGCCTCACCGTGGGCGTCGTCGCCGCCGTCAACCACGGCCGCGTCGCCGACCGCGTGCTGATGTCCCTCTCCATCTTCGGCATCTCCGCGCCCGCCTTCTGGATGGCCGTCATCCTGCAGATCGTCTTTGCGCTGACCCTCAAGTGGTTCCCGCTCTCCGGCATCAAGACCTGGCAGGCCTTCGTGCTTCCCACGTGCGCCTTGGGCATCCGCTACGCGGCGTCCATCGCCCGCGTCACCCGCACCTCCATGCTCGAGGTCCTCTCGCAGGACTTCATGCGCACCGCCGAGGCCAAGGGCGTCAAGAAGTGGGTCATCATCCTGAAGCACGGCCTGCGCAACGCCCTCATCCCCATCATCACCATCGCGGGCACGCAGCTGGGTGACATCTTCACGGGCTCCATTCTCATCGAGTCCATCTTTGCCATGCCGGGCATGGGCAAGCTCCTGCTTGACGCCATCAACGCCCGCGACCTGCCCCTCATTCAGGGCGGCGTCATGTACATCGCACTCATCTGCGTCGTGGTCTACCTCGTCGTCGACATCCTCTACGCCGTCGTTGACCCGCGCATCCGACTCGGAGAGGAGGCCGCGGAGTAA
- a CDS encoding ABC transporter ATP-binding protein, translating to MGKNADMNDVVLKVEHLTKHYPIKKGVFSKSDACVHALEDASFEVHRGETFAIVGESGCGKSTTGKCILRLTEPTSGEVILDGEDFTKLKGEDLTRARQKMKLIFQDPYSSLNPRMTVADIIAEPIDIAGTYKTRAERDARVEEIMQAVGLDLAFKYRYPHEFSGGQRQRIGIARAIVLEPEIVVCDEPVSALDVSVQAKVINLLEELQDKLGLSYIFISHDLSVVKHISDTVMVMYLGHTMELANKQEIFDEPLHPYTKALLDVIPRIRHERIQDKKILQGDVPSPTNPPAGCVFHTRCQHCMKVCCECAPEMREVKPGHKCACHLFDEGLTEEEKTPVSI from the coding sequence ATGGGCAAGAACGCCGACATGAACGACGTCGTCCTCAAGGTCGAGCACCTCACCAAGCACTACCCGATCAAGAAGGGCGTCTTCTCCAAGTCCGACGCCTGCGTGCATGCGCTCGAGGACGCCTCCTTTGAGGTCCACCGCGGAGAGACCTTCGCCATCGTGGGCGAGTCTGGCTGCGGCAAGTCCACCACCGGCAAGTGCATCCTGCGCCTGACCGAGCCCACCTCCGGCGAGGTCATCCTCGACGGCGAAGACTTCACCAAGCTCAAGGGCGAGGACCTCACGCGCGCCCGCCAGAAGATGAAGCTCATCTTCCAGGACCCGTACAGCTCCCTCAACCCGCGCATGACTGTGGCCGACATCATTGCCGAGCCCATCGACATTGCTGGCACCTACAAGACCCGCGCAGAGCGCGATGCCCGCGTCGAGGAGATCATGCAGGCCGTGGGTCTGGACCTGGCCTTCAAGTACCGCTACCCGCACGAGTTCTCCGGCGGCCAGCGCCAGCGCATCGGCATCGCCCGAGCCATCGTGCTTGAGCCTGAGATCGTCGTCTGCGACGAGCCCGTCTCGGCCCTGGACGTCTCCGTGCAGGCAAAGGTCATCAACCTGCTTGAGGAGCTGCAGGACAAGCTTGGGCTGTCCTACATCTTCATCAGCCACGATCTCTCCGTGGTCAAGCACATCTCCGACACGGTCATGGTCATGTACCTTGGCCACACCATGGAGCTGGCGAACAAGCAGGAGATCTTCGACGAGCCTCTGCATCCCTACACCAAGGCGCTTCTCGACGTCATTCCGCGCATTCGCCACGAGCGCATCCAGGACAAGAAGATCCTGCAGGGCGACGTGCCCAGCCCCACCAACCCGCCCGCGGGCTGCGTCTTCCACACGCGCTGCCAGCACTGCATGAAGGTCTGCTGCGAGTGCGCGCCCGAGATGCGCGAGGTCAAGCCTGGTCACAAGTGCGCCTGCCACCTGTTTGACGAGGGGCTGACGGAGGAGGAGAAGACTCCGGTCTCCATCTAG
- a CDS encoding ABC transporter ATP-binding protein, with protein MSETNVSLNAELRDELADEIEAKIAESKKADVLLDVDDLCVTLFTEDGELPAIRHLNLVMRKGETLAVVGESGCGKSMTALSIMGLLPQPPARIVGGSINLEGTDLAKLSRDEMRSFRGSKIGMIFQEPMTSLNPVMKAGLQIREGILVHNPKMDKKEADARALEMIKLVGIPAPEKVFKSYPHELSGGMRQRVMIAMALACQPSLLICDEPTTALDVTIQAQILQLIDRMREELGTAVMLITHDMGVVSEMADWVAVMYAGHLVEYTTAGELFTNPKHPYSIGLINSIPSMDDAVEKLYAIPGNVPMLNELPTGCPFHPRCPYAKDVCRTKCPHVSPLNGDENHTVACWMFDSEEWGE; from the coding sequence ATGTCTGAGACCAACGTTTCCCTGAACGCCGAGCTCCGAGACGAGCTGGCAGACGAGATCGAGGCCAAGATCGCCGAGTCCAAGAAGGCCGACGTGCTTCTGGACGTGGATGACCTCTGCGTGACGCTGTTCACCGAGGACGGCGAGCTTCCCGCCATCCGTCACCTCAACCTCGTCATGCGCAAGGGCGAGACCCTGGCCGTCGTCGGCGAGTCTGGCTGCGGCAAGTCCATGACGGCCCTTTCCATCATGGGCCTTCTGCCCCAGCCCCCCGCAAGGATCGTGGGCGGCTCCATCAACCTGGAGGGCACGGACCTCGCCAAGCTCTCCCGCGACGAGATGCGCTCCTTCCGTGGCTCCAAGATCGGCATGATCTTCCAGGAGCCCATGACCTCCCTCAACCCGGTCATGAAGGCGGGCCTGCAGATCCGCGAGGGCATCCTCGTCCACAACCCCAAGATGGACAAGAAGGAGGCCGACGCCCGCGCTCTTGAGATGATCAAGCTCGTAGGCATTCCCGCCCCCGAGAAGGTCTTCAAGAGCTATCCGCACGAGCTCTCCGGCGGCATGCGCCAGCGCGTCATGATTGCCATGGCCCTTGCCTGCCAGCCGAGCCTGCTCATCTGCGACGAGCCCACCACGGCTCTGGACGTCACCATCCAGGCGCAGATCCTGCAGCTCATCGACCGCATGCGCGAGGAGCTTGGCACCGCCGTCATGCTCATCACCCACGACATGGGCGTCGTGTCCGAGATGGCCGACTGGGTCGCCGTCATGTACGCCGGCCACCTGGTGGAGTACACCACCGCCGGCGAGCTCTTCACCAACCCCAAGCACCCCTACTCCATCGGCCTCATCAACTCCATTCCCTCGATGGACGACGCCGTGGAGAAGCTCTACGCCATCCCCGGCAACGTGCCCATGCTGAACGAGCTGCCCACCGGCTGCCCGTTCCACCCCAGGTGCCCGTACGCCAAGGACGTGTGCCGTACCAAGTGCCCGCACGTCTCGCCGCTCAATGGTGACGAGAACCACACCGTGGCCTGCTGGATGTTTGACTCTGAGGAATGGGGGGAGTAG
- the pepT gene encoding peptidase T produces MSDVLDRFIRYCAVPSQSNPLTAEKVPSTPEQFDIANVIALDLRELGAEDVAVDEHAYVTAHWPASEGCEDLPCLGFCCHIDTAWQSVGSPVHPEVKHYEGGELRIGTDRDGRPVVVSPETNPQLANMVGWDIVTTDGTSLLGGDDKAGDAMVVSLLARLKADPSLPHPRLAVSFVPDEEIGHGAALLDLKEFGADFGYTIDGGPLGEFCYETFNAAEVNVRARGLSCHTGTAKGMMVNASELIMRFHQMLPAEQRPEFTEGYDGFFYLERMSGDCESASADYIIRDHDQAKVEQRKRVMCHAAKLLNVQMGEEYVTIDIHDQYHNLADVVTRPEYAHLIENARAAYTSIGQEMTCVPMRGGTDGSQLSFRGFPCANLSACYYNAHGVREFVPVPELEAMVDMLVDLVGRYAVPQK; encoded by the coding sequence ATGTCTGACGTGCTTGATAGGTTTATTAGGTATTGTGCGGTTCCGTCGCAGTCTAATCCGCTGACGGCGGAGAAGGTGCCCTCCACGCCGGAGCAGTTCGACATTGCCAACGTCATTGCGCTGGACCTGCGCGAGCTGGGCGCAGAGGACGTCGCCGTCGACGAGCACGCCTACGTGACGGCGCACTGGCCGGCCTCCGAGGGCTGCGAGGACCTGCCGTGCCTGGGCTTCTGCTGCCACATCGACACCGCCTGGCAGAGCGTGGGCAGCCCTGTGCACCCCGAGGTCAAGCACTACGAGGGCGGAGAGCTCCGCATTGGCACTGACCGTGATGGCCGCCCCGTCGTGGTCTCTCCCGAGACCAACCCGCAGCTGGCCAACATGGTCGGTTGGGACATCGTGACCACGGACGGCACCTCCCTGCTGGGCGGGGACGACAAGGCCGGCGACGCCATGGTCGTGAGCCTGCTTGCCCGCCTGAAGGCCGACCCCAGCCTGCCCCACCCGCGCCTGGCGGTCTCCTTCGTGCCTGACGAGGAGATCGGCCACGGCGCCGCCCTGCTTGACCTCAAGGAGTTTGGCGCGGACTTTGGCTACACCATCGACGGCGGCCCCCTGGGCGAGTTCTGCTACGAGACCTTCAACGCCGCCGAGGTCAACGTGCGCGCCCGCGGCCTCTCCTGCCACACCGGCACCGCCAAGGGCATGATGGTCAACGCCTCCGAGCTCATCATGCGCTTCCACCAGATGCTTCCCGCCGAGCAGCGCCCCGAGTTCACCGAGGGCTATGACGGCTTCTTCTACCTGGAGCGCATGAGCGGCGACTGCGAGTCCGCCAGCGCCGACTACATCATCCGCGACCACGACCAGGCCAAGGTCGAGCAGCGCAAGCGCGTGATGTGCCACGCCGCCAAGCTCCTGAACGTCCAGATGGGCGAGGAGTACGTGACCATCGACATCCACGACCAGTACCACAACCTTGCCGACGTGGTGACCCGTCCCGAGTACGCCCACCTCATCGAGAACGCCCGCGCGGCCTACACCTCCATTGGCCAGGAGATGACCTGCGTCCCCATGCGCGGCGGCACCGACGGCAGCCAGCTCAGCTTCCGCGGCTTCCCCTGCGCCAACCTCTCCGCCTGCTACTACAACGCCCACGGCGTCCGCGAGTTCGTGCCCGTGCCCGAGCTCGAGGCCATGGTCGACATGCTTGTCGACCTGGTCGGCCGCTACGCGGTGCCGCAGAAGTAG
- a CDS encoding M20/M25/M40 family metallo-hydrolase: MDLQLEKIDPKYLTSVLRECVEVDSPVGYYPEIHAWLSDTLAELGYEMYTDNKATAYVRVAGQSSEKCVCVGAHLDTIGLIVRGFNEDGTLRVRQLGGINYASIEGETCSILCRDGSAIAGQVICNHHSVHVWAETKTDPRDEDHMSVSVIGDVKSPADARALGITEGAIIGIDPHYEEFDNGYVVSRHIDDKAAVAVLIDVLRWLKEEGLKPAYDTLFAFPIYEEIGNGGSWVPRECSEYVAIDITLVGPDYDSDEHQVGVIASDAKGPYDWNLTNTLIDCAEEACDPEKWNTQVCFHYSTDANAAYLHANNIAAGAFGMACTNTHGRERFHVDAMVETEKLTRAYVMGVGRE; this comes from the coding sequence ATGGACCTTCAGCTTGAGAAGATCGACCCCAAGTACCTCACCAGCGTGCTTCGTGAGTGCGTCGAGGTCGATAGCCCCGTTGGCTACTACCCTGAGATCCACGCCTGGCTCTCTGACACCCTGGCCGAGCTTGGCTACGAGATGTACACCGACAACAAGGCCACGGCCTACGTGCGCGTTGCTGGCCAGAGCTCCGAGAAGTGCGTCTGCGTGGGTGCCCACCTGGATACCATCGGCCTCATCGTCCGTGGCTTCAACGAGGACGGCACCCTGCGCGTCCGTCAGCTCGGTGGCATCAACTACGCAAGCATCGAGGGCGAGACCTGCTCCATCCTGTGCCGTGACGGCTCCGCTATTGCCGGCCAGGTCATCTGCAACCACCACTCCGTGCACGTCTGGGCCGAGACCAAGACCGACCCGCGCGACGAGGACCACATGTCCGTCTCCGTCATCGGCGACGTCAAGAGCCCGGCTGACGCGCGCGCCCTGGGCATCACCGAGGGCGCCATCATTGGCATCGACCCCCACTACGAGGAGTTTGACAACGGCTACGTGGTGAGCCGCCACATCGACGACAAGGCCGCCGTTGCCGTCCTCATCGACGTCCTGCGCTGGCTCAAGGAGGAGGGCCTGAAGCCCGCCTACGACACGCTGTTTGCCTTCCCCATCTACGAGGAGATCGGCAACGGCGGCTCCTGGGTGCCGCGCGAGTGCAGCGAGTACGTGGCCATCGACATCACCCTCGTCGGCCCGGACTACGACTCCGACGAGCACCAGGTGGGCGTCATTGCCTCCGACGCCAAGGGTCCCTATGACTGGAACCTCACCAACACGCTCATCGACTGCGCCGAGGAGGCCTGCGACCCCGAGAAGTGGAACACCCAGGTCTGCTTCCACTACAGCACCGACGCCAACGCCGCCTACCTGCATGCCAACAACATCGCCGCTGGCGCCTTTGGCATGGCCTGCACCAACACCCACGGCCGCGAGCGCTTCCACGTGGACGCCATGGTGGAGACCGAGAAGCTCACCCGCGCCTACGTCATGGGCGTCGGCCGCGAGTAG
- a CDS encoding zinc ribbon domain-containing protein translates to MANQDWQRKVAEWLRGRQGPDDIVIFCTNLAFVLVVINLFARTGWLGWVALALIAYAVFRIQSKNLGARARENAAFLKALGPARPWVQNPKAAFAEAKAYKHVKCASCGQRVRVPRGKGKLRVTCPKCRTKFEVRS, encoded by the coding sequence ATGGCAAACCAGGACTGGCAGCGCAAGGTGGCGGAGTGGCTGAGGGGCAGGCAGGGGCCCGACGACATCGTGATCTTCTGCACCAACCTGGCATTTGTCCTGGTGGTGATCAACCTCTTTGCCCGCACGGGCTGGCTGGGCTGGGTCGCGCTGGCGCTCATCGCGTACGCGGTTTTTCGCATCCAGTCAAAGAACCTGGGCGCCCGCGCGCGGGAGAACGCGGCCTTCCTGAAGGCGCTTGGCCCCGCGCGCCCCTGGGTCCAGAACCCCAAGGCCGCGTTTGCAGAGGCCAAGGCCTACAAGCACGTCAAGTGCGCAAGCTGCGGTCAGCGCGTCCGCGTCCCGCGCGGCAAGGGCAAGCTCCGCGTGACCTGCCCCAAGTGCCGCACCAAGTTCGAGGTCAGGTCCTAG